In Phaeodactylum tricornutum CCAP 1055/1 chromosome 21, whole genome shotgun sequence, the following proteins share a genomic window:
- a CDS encoding predicted protein gives VAGAAAGAFSKTAMAPVERVKLLLQLRHSVYPPPVATAPLATTTTTPLASPSAWHVAREVYQTQGFRSFWRGNLPSVWRTAGTAAVNFTCMDYYKRVAVQPLLARTILHRTTTHAPTFWSSLISGGLAGGTATTLMYPFEFLRTRLAMDLGKNESRQYQGALDVLRRIVRSDGVGGLFQGYGIALAGGIFYRVLFLGGYDALKNELKHRKRAAMVVGNTGTVPAISLSAGTLSYPFDSVRRRMMMQAGQAMETRRYRSSWHCITVVLRTEGIRGFFLGLGPNVIRSVGGAVLLVAYDSFRDLL, from the exons GTTGCGGGAGCCGCGGCGGgtgccttttccaagacggcCATGGCTCCCGTCGAACGCGTCAAGCTCCTCCTACAACTACGGCACAGTGTATACCCGCCTCCCGTAGCAACCGCACCActagcgacgacgacgacgacaccgttGGCCTCGCCATCGGCCTGGCACGTTGCACGGGAAGTCTACCAAACACAGGGGTTCCGATCGTTCTGGCGGGGAAATCTGCCGAGTGTTTGGCGGACTGCCGGAACCGCAGCCGTCAACTTTACCTGCATGGATTATTACAAGCGGGTCGCGGTCCAACCATTGCTCGCCCGAACCATCCTTCACCGTACCACCACACACGCCCCCACC TTCTGGTCCAGTCTCATTTCGGGAGGATTGGCCGGAGGGACGGCCACGACACTCATGTACCCCTTTGAATTCCTGCGCACGAGACTCGCAATGGATCTGGGAAAAAACGAATCGCGACAGTATCAGGGCGCCCTGGACGTTCTCCGCCGTATTGTGCGATCAGACGGCGTTGGGGGGCTGTTTCAAGGCTACGGGATTGCCCTGGCGGGAGGCATCTTTTATCGCGTCCTCTTCCTCGGCGGTTACGATGCCCTCAAAAACGAACTCAAACATCGAAAACGAGCCGCCATGGTAGTAGGAAACACTGGTACGGTACCC GCTATTTCCTTATCGGCCGGGACCTTGAGCTATCCCTTTGATTCGGTCCGTCGCCGTATGATGATGCAAGCAGGACAAGCAATGGAGACGCGGCGGTACCGGTCCAGTTGGCACTGTATTACCGTAGTCTTGCGCACGGAAGGAATTCGTGGCTTTTTCCTCGGTCTCGGACCCAACGTTATCCGATCTGTGGGCGGCGCCGTACTTCTGGTCGCCTACGACAGTTTTCGGGATTTGCTATAG
- a CDS encoding predicted protein — MRSTIWLFQFGGLCLGLVCVSSVVAKPRIWGSPNTRQGIPLRGGDTDTDITVSEINRHVAVTDGDNTTLPVRTPSQTASDPTLSSYVAVSLLVMDNDTGPSSSNLSSGCMLFPRHTADSVTEYNDDVPYEPFWSQRLAFDTSSNNESTNLAALYESVAATSDIVLLVLRWDSPIDPILVQALRKGWHRRTVPDAGLPKAQLLVICTSSGEFDTVAMTAWRERMALHDLASLSPSLLQSMELILPSDTPRILQQAIRDANSGVTDWLAPEGFPQLLQQAYNNLGGSVQSLFADDVGMPRILSNTAMLESSRPSSGHPPPATDRHEQSAPSVQQIKSQIDGQLQTALIAEAYQELEVIQTAQEEHLLDTNTIPFDFGGKCGPFLERLRDGLEALPDEASRSTVQQEVGERLRELFHQQLQAWRDHYGRVYEALLDRHAPETWSMHASHVTQSFRNAAQESVPVLARANEVFRDMDLEYIPALQGLVSDMMEATTLRQSEVEEDGDEENGNDTDVEARPKRVARWYEKLAARALVLGVNYLQGWLAWQGIQRAALQRERNMPKFPLF; from the coding sequence ATGAGGAGCACAATATGGCTTTTCCAGTTCGGCGGACTCTGTCTTGGTCTTGTCTGTGTCTCCTCGGTGGTAGCGAAACCTAGAATATGGGGAAGCCCGAACACTCGCCAGGGAATTCCCCTCCGTGGTGGTGATACCGATACCGATATTACTGTCAGTGAAATCAATCGACACGTTGCCGTCACCGATGGGGACAACACCACGCTGCCGGTACGGACACCTTCCCAAACTGCGTCCGATCCGACCCTCTCCAGCTACGTGGCGGTCTCTCTGCTAGTTATGGACAACGACACGGGTCCCTCGTCATCAAACTTATCGTCGGGTTGTATGCTCTTCCCTCGGCACACGGCGGACAGTGTAACGGAATACAATGATGACGTTCCGTACGAACCGTTCTGGTCCCAACGCTTGGCCTTTGACACTTCGAGCAACAACGAAAGTACGAATCTGGCTGCACTGTACGAAAGTGTAGCAGCGACGAGTGATATTGTACTTCTCGTTCTCCGATGGGACTCTCCCATCGATCCAATACTGGTCCAAGCCTTGCGAAAGGGCTGGCACCGACGCACCGTCCCCGATGCGGGTTTACCAAAAGCACAACTCTTGGTGATATGCACATCCTCCGGAGAATTTGACACTGTCGCAATGACAGCCTGGCGGGAACGAATGGCTTTGCATGATCTAGCCTCACTTAGTCCTAGTCTCTTGCAATCCATGGAACTCATTCTTCCGTCCGATACACCACGAATACTCCAACAAGCGATACGAGACGCCAACAGTGGTGTTACCGATTGGCTTGCACCCGAGGGGTTTCCACAACTGCTACAACAAGCGTACAACAATCTAGGAGGCTCCGTCCAATCTTTGTTTGCGGACGACGTCGGTATGCCGCGCATTCTATCCAACACCGCAATGCTGGAATCGTCCAGGCCGTCGTCAGGACACCCACCACCCGCTACGGACCGCCACGAACAAAGTGCTCCTTCGGTCCAGCAAATCAAAAGTCAAATAGACGGGCAGCTCCAAACTGCGTTGATTGCGGAGGCGTATCAAGAGCTCGAGGTCATTCAAACCGCTCAGGAGGAACACTTGTTGGATACCAACACCATACCGTTCGACTTCGGTGGAAAGTGTGGTCCTTTTCTGGAGCGATTACGCGACGGTCTCGAAGCGCTGCCGGACGAAGCTTCCCGCAGCACTGTCCAGCAGGAGGTCGGCGAGCGACTACGTGAACTCTTTCACCAGCAACTACAGGCCTGGCGTGATCATTACGGGCGGGTCTACGAAGCCTTATTGGATCGGCACGCTCCGGAAACGTGGTCGATGCACGCGTCCCACGTGACGCAAAGTTTTCGCAACGCTGCACAAGAAAGTGTTCCCGTCTTGGCTCGGGCGAACGAAGTCTTTCGGGATATGGATCTGGAGTACATCCCGGCGTTGCAGGGACTCGTGTCGGATATGATGGAGGCCACGACCTTGCGACAGTCGGAAGTGGAGGAGGACGGTGACGAAGAGAACGGGAACGATACGGACGTGGAGGCCCGACCAAAACGCGTTGCCCGGTGGTACGAGAAACTTGCGGCGCGGGCGCTCGTCTTGGGCGTCAATTACCTACAGGGCTGGCTGGCCTGGCAAGGCATTCAACGAGCCGCACTACAGCGGGAGCGGAACATGCCCAAATTTCCGCTCTTTTAA
- a CDS encoding predicted protein, with the protein MRKRIAPYAKGTTVVHSPTRLPKTAPVAWCSVCNRVAMLPTPRVTALVVWIACYHCRVSCWAQDPRRECRAGAHTVENRFPDSDPSAPDAFTVTFTSTVSDEPIVLEVIRAWSPIGADRFYQLVLDNFYNCAAFFRVVPDFVVQFGIAAEPNETSHWDTTIPDDPTLQSNLRSYVSYATAGPGTRTSQMFINLDDNAGLDEQGFSPFGRIVQGMDVVSRITNPTPGSTDGASQDDYEIGGNQWILEEYPDIDMILTTSLAVPETPINRPTDSTVQKGGHLRVIWVICCALEAMFAYIVLRRT; encoded by the exons ATGAGGAAACGGATCGCACCGTACGCAAAGGGAACGACGGTCGTACACAGTCCAACTCGACTACCAAAGACGGCACCGGTGGCGTGGTGTTCAGTCTGTAATCGGGTTGCCATGTTGCCTACACCACGTGTTACAGCGCTAGTTGTATGGATAGCTTGCTATCACTGTCGTGTTAGTTGTTGGGCACAGGATCCTCGTCGGGAATGTCGAGCGGGAGCTCACACCGTAGAAAATCGCTTCCCGGATTCCGACCCGTCAGCACCCGATGCCTTTACGGTTACCTTTACCTCCACCGTGTCGGATGAGCCGATCGTTCTAGAAGTCATTCGTGCGTGGAGTCC AATCGGAGCCGATCGCTTTTACCAGCTAGTGCTCGACAACTTCTACAATTGCGCCGCGTTCTTCCGGGTAGTCCCTGATTTCGTCGTCCAGTTCGGTATCGCCGCGGAACCAAACGAAACCTCCCATTGGGATACGACAATCCCGGACGATCCGACTCTGCAGTCCAATTTGCGATCCTACGTTTCCTACGCTACCGCTGGACCGGGTACCCGGACCTCCCAAATGTTCATCAACCTGGATGATAATGCAGGATTGGATGAACAGGGTTTTAGTCCGTTTGGAAGAATCGTACAAGGTATGGACGTGGTGTCACGCATTACGAATCCAACGCCCGGATCGACGGACGGGGCGAGTCAAGACGACTACGAGATTGGTGGCAATCAATGGATTCTGGAAGAGTATCCCGACATTGACATGATCTTGACCACCAGTCTAGCGGTCCCCGAGACACCGATTAATCGACCGACTGATTCGACTGTACAGAAAGGAGGCCACCTACGGGTTATTTGGGTCATTTGTTGCGCCCTTGAAGCTATGTTCGCGTACATTGTGCTGCGTCGCACTTAA